A region from the Aegilops tauschii subsp. strangulata cultivar AL8/78 chromosome 5, Aet v6.0, whole genome shotgun sequence genome encodes:
- the LOC109740997 gene encoding uncharacterized protein has protein sequence MACAATAPFAGGVAMEADGGLEFLLDPVDRFPLREESADNLEHPDPVPLALLPRREIRGRKNASPTRSPQSTGEVNHEAPGWTKVEAGEYTALEQSIQKYAEEPSKSVVKPELGLSFDLSGEAYDFYNLYSWVVGFGIRYGKSRLNDKRTKIMQEILSGCAGKPEVKNSRSCRCSDKTSLYDMPFGLFVRVNHHFQSVILVGVRRIS, from the exons ATGGCGTGTGCGGCGACCGCTCCTTTTGCCGGCGGCGTGGCGATGGAAGCTGACGGCGGGCTAGAATTCCTACTGGATCCAGTAGACCG GTTTCCACTAAGAGAGGAGTCAGCAGATAATTTGGAACATCCAGATCCGGTGCCGTTGGCGCTACTGCCACGCCGCGAGATCCGGGGAAGGAAGAATGCTTCGCCAACTAGGTCTCCACAATCCACGGGGGAGGTGAATCACGAAGCACCTGGCTGGACCAAG GTTGAGGCTGGGGAGTACACCGCCCTGGAACAATCCATCCAGAAATATGCAGAAGAACCTAGTAAGAGTGTGGTGAAACCTGAACTTGGTCTGAGTTTTGACTTGTCGGGTGAGGCGTATGACTTTTACAATTTGTATTCGTGGGTGGTTGGCTTTGGGATACGCTATGGTAAGAGTAGATTGAACGATAAGAGGACGAAGATAATGCAGGAGATCCTGTCCGGCTGTGCG GGGAAGCCGGAGGTGAAGAACAGCCGGTCATGCAGGTGCAGTGACAAGACAAGTCTGTATGACATGCCATTCGGTCTTTTTGTTCGGGTGAACCACCATTTCCAGAGTGTTATACTGGTGGGTGTTCGCAGAATTTCTTAG